The following proteins come from a genomic window of Vicinamibacterales bacterium:
- a CDS encoding alkaline phosphatase D family protein, giving the protein MLQESAGPAMPGGVQVGDVTPTRAMLWSAADRPARMMVEIARDERFTSPRLIEGPAALATTGLTAKLDLGGLTPGEPVFYRVWFDDLARPGLRSAPVTGRFRAAPTAAQPLTICWSGDVVGQGWGINPDFGGLRLYETMARHHPDLFIHSGDMIYADGPLQPEVKLDDGTVWKNVMTPAKSKVAETLDEFRGNYAYNLLDTHARAFNSQVPMVVQWDDHDVLNNWSPGTDLSARPGYTERSIALLAARAKRAMFEYLPIRSHPDEAERVYRAYRYGPVAEVFVLDQRSYRAANGANREEAAGPATRMMGDAQVAWLKQGLGASTATWKIIASDMPLGLLVGDGQVNGVPAWEAWANGPGGPLGRELEIADLLSFIRRQRVRNVVWVTADVHYSAAHFYDAKAAVFKDFTPFWEFVGGPLHAGTFGPNAADPTFGCTQVFNSPPAGMKPNRPPSEGLQFFGTLTIDPRTRRMTAALWNLKNERLWSQELDAEK; this is encoded by the coding sequence GTGCTCCAGGAATCGGCCGGCCCGGCGATGCCCGGCGGCGTGCAGGTGGGCGACGTCACGCCGACCCGCGCAATGCTGTGGAGCGCGGCCGATCGCCCGGCGCGAATGATGGTGGAGATCGCGCGCGACGAGCGCTTCACGTCGCCGCGCCTGATCGAAGGTCCGGCCGCGCTCGCAACCACCGGCCTCACCGCCAAACTCGACCTCGGCGGCCTCACGCCTGGTGAGCCGGTCTTCTACCGGGTCTGGTTCGACGACCTCGCCCGCCCAGGGCTGCGCAGCGCGCCGGTGACCGGCCGATTTCGCGCCGCACCCACCGCCGCTCAACCGCTCACCATCTGCTGGTCGGGCGACGTCGTCGGCCAGGGCTGGGGCATCAACCCCGACTTCGGCGGCCTGCGCCTCTACGAGACCATGGCCCGGCACCACCCGGACCTGTTCATCCACTCCGGCGACATGATCTACGCCGACGGCCCGTTGCAGCCTGAGGTGAAGCTGGATGATGGCACCGTATGGAAGAACGTGATGACGCCGGCGAAGAGCAAGGTCGCCGAGACGCTGGACGAGTTCCGCGGCAACTACGCCTACAACCTGCTCGACACCCACGCCCGCGCCTTCAACAGCCAGGTGCCGATGGTGGTGCAGTGGGACGACCACGACGTGCTCAACAACTGGAGCCCAGGCACCGACCTGTCGGCACGCCCCGGCTACACCGAGCGCAGCATCGCGCTGCTGGCGGCGCGCGCCAAGCGGGCCATGTTCGAGTACCTGCCCATTCGATCGCATCCCGACGAGGCGGAACGCGTCTACCGCGCCTACCGGTACGGGCCGGTCGCCGAAGTGTTCGTGCTCGACCAGCGCAGCTATCGCGCCGCCAATGGCGCCAACCGTGAGGAAGCCGCGGGCCCCGCCACGCGCATGATGGGCGACGCGCAGGTGGCGTGGCTCAAGCAGGGCCTTGGCGCGTCCACCGCCACGTGGAAGATCATCGCCAGCGACATGCCCCTCGGCCTGCTCGTCGGCGATGGGCAGGTGAACGGCGTGCCGGCGTGGGAAGCGTGGGCCAACGGCCCCGGCGGGCCGCTCGGCCGCGAACTCGAGATCGCCGACCTGCTGTCGTTTATTCGCCGGCAGCGCGTGCGGAACGTGGTGTGGGTGACGGCGGACGTGCACTACTCCGCCGCGCACTTTTACGATGCGAAGGCGGCGGTGTTCAAGGACTTCACGCCGTTCTGGGAATTCGTGGGAGGGCCGCTCCATGCGGGCACGTTCGGACCCAACGCCGCGGACCCTACCTTCGGCTGCACCCAGGTGTTCAACAGCCCGCCCGCGGGCATGAAGCCGAACCGACCGCCCAGTGAAGGCCTTCAGTTTTTCGGCACGCTGACCATCGACCCGCGCACGCGGCGGATGACGGCGGCGCTGTGGAACCTGAAGAACGAGCGGCTGTGGAGCCAGGAACTGGACGCCGAGAAGTAG